Proteins encoded together in one Anaerotignum propionicum DSM 1682 window:
- the argS gene encoding arginine--tRNA ligase, with translation MDFKMEVAGLLAKATELSLEDALNTVEIPGNKAMGDFAFPCFRLAKVFRKAPPMIAQEVAEKLDKPAFIENIQVVGAYINFFVKKGIYAQEILSKVLAEKENYGKSDIGAGKTVVIDYSSPNIAKPFHVGHLRSTVIGNAIYKIYEALGYNCEGVNHLGDWGTQFGKLIVAYHNWGSKEAVENQGIQELMRIYVKFHDEAEKNPALDDEARLWFVKMQEGDEEALTLWKWFYDISIKEFERVYKMLGVKFDAYTGESFYNDKMAPVVEELKAKNILKESEGAMIVDLEHKNMAPCLIIRKDGGTLYATRDITAALYRKKTYNFDKCIILTALDQNLHFAQWFEVIHLMGYDWYKDLIHVPFGLVSLDSGKLSTRHGNVILMEDLLNQAIGETKKIIEEKIHL, from the coding sequence ATGGATTTTAAAATGGAGGTTGCCGGACTCTTAGCAAAGGCCACGGAGCTTTCTTTGGAAGATGCTTTAAACACAGTAGAAATACCCGGAAACAAGGCCATGGGAGATTTTGCATTTCCCTGCTTTCGTTTGGCAAAGGTGTTTCGCAAAGCACCCCCAATGATTGCGCAAGAGGTTGCAGAAAAGCTGGACAAGCCTGCGTTTATTGAAAATATTCAAGTGGTTGGTGCATATATCAATTTTTTTGTAAAAAAGGGTATTTATGCTCAGGAGATTTTGTCAAAGGTATTAGCTGAAAAAGAGAATTATGGAAAAAGTGATATTGGTGCGGGAAAAACTGTGGTTATCGATTATTCCTCACCAAATATTGCAAAACCTTTTCATGTGGGACATCTGCGCTCTACAGTAATTGGAAATGCAATATATAAAATATATGAAGCTTTAGGTTACAACTGTGAAGGTGTCAATCACTTGGGGGATTGGGGCACACAGTTTGGTAAGTTGATTGTTGCCTATCATAATTGGGGTAGTAAAGAGGCTGTTGAAAACCAAGGCATTCAGGAGTTAATGCGCATTTATGTAAAATTTCATGATGAAGCTGAGAAAAACCCTGCTTTAGATGATGAAGCCAGACTTTGGTTTGTAAAAATGCAGGAGGGCGATGAAGAAGCGCTCACACTTTGGAAATGGTTTTATGATATTAGTATCAAGGAATTTGAACGAGTTTATAAAATGCTTGGTGTAAAATTTGATGCGTATACCGGAGAAAGCTTTTACAACGATAAAATGGCTCCTGTTGTGGAGGAATTAAAAGCAAAAAATATTCTTAAGGAAAGCGAAGGTGCAATGATTGTTGATTTGGAGCATAAAAATATGGCCCCTTGCCTAATTATTCGTAAAGACGGCGGCACCCTTTATGCAACCAGAGATATCACGGCGGCATTGTACCGTAAAAAAACATATAATTTTGATAAGTGCATTATTTTGACGGCATTAGATCAAAATCTCCATTTTGCTCAATGGTTTGAAGTAATTCATTTGATGGGCTATGATTGGTATAAAGATTTGATTCATGTTCCCTTTGGCTTGGTAAGCTTGGATAGTGGTAAGCTTTCAACTCGCCATGGCAATGTTATATTAATGGAAGATTTGTTGAATCAGGCAATTGGGGAAACAAAGAAAATTATTGAGGAAAAAATCCATCTTTAG
- a CDS encoding DALR anticodon-binding domain-containing protein encodes MLNFDGETGPYVQYTHARACSILKRAGEISLDDIHFDALSDEASLDICKLLEAYPEKIKDAANKLEPSVVTRHLVAMAQAFNKFYHDNPILNSEEDVRQARLAVVVAVKTVMKEGLSLLGIDAPEQM; translated from the coding sequence ATGCTTAACTTTGATGGGGAAACAGGACCTTATGTGCAGTATACTCATGCCAGAGCTTGCAGTATTTTAAAACGAGCTGGGGAAATTAGTCTGGACGATATTCACTTTGATGCTCTTTCTGATGAAGCTTCATTGGATATTTGCAAGCTTCTGGAGGCATATCCTGAAAAAATAAAGGATGCAGCAAATAAACTGGAGCCTTCTGTAGTGACAAGACATTTGGTTGCAATGGCTCAGGCATTTAACAAATTTTATCATGATAATCCTATTTTAAATAGTGAAGAAGATGTCCGTCAGGCACGTTTGGCCGTTGTAGTGGCTGTAAAAACAGTTATGAAGGAAGGCCTAAGCCTTTTGGGCATTGATGCACCAGAGCAAATGTAA
- a CDS encoding YegS/Rv2252/BmrU family lipid kinase produces MKKLKLIYNPFSGNKSFKFDLDVCIGIFQDGGFEVHPFRTMTEGDITKHIEQMPDDYDLIVASGGDGTVNIVLNAMMRRKMDIPLGIIPSGTANDFATFLGFKSGQVEDACHAIANTHPVAIDLGLVNGTTYFINVCAGGLLTNVSQTVDKDLKNVLGSLSYYLKGVEQIPNFHKIPFRITTSSQVVEEDLYLYMIMNSAGTGGFTKLSPQASIQDGMFELIAIRGRPLIELSPLFLKMLTGDHINDTKNILYLRDSYFKIECLADDFKIMESTVDGEMGPRMPFEVKVIPKAIRVFVNPRR; encoded by the coding sequence ATGAAAAAGCTAAAGTTGATTTATAACCCATTTTCTGGGAATAAAAGCTTTAAATTTGATTTGGATGTTTGTATTGGTATTTTTCAGGATGGGGGATTTGAGGTTCATCCTTTTCGTACCATGACGGAAGGGGATATTACAAAGCATATTGAGCAAATGCCTGATGATTATGACTTAATTGTTGCTTCCGGTGGCGATGGAACCGTAAATATTGTATTAAATGCAATGATGAGGCGGAAAATGGATATACCACTAGGCATTATTCCCTCAGGAACAGCAAATGATTTTGCAACCTTTCTTGGATTCAAAAGTGGACAGGTTGAAGATGCTTGCCATGCCATTGCCAATACTCATCCTGTTGCCATAGATTTGGGGCTTGTGAACGGCACAACTTACTTCATTAATGTTTGTGCAGGTGGACTTCTCACCAATGTATCTCAGACTGTAGATAAAGATTTAAAAAATGTTCTTGGAAGTCTTTCTTATTATTTAAAAGGGGTAGAACAAATCCCAAACTTTCATAAAATACCTTTTCGTATTACAACCAGTAGCCAAGTTGTCGAAGAGGATTTGTATTTGTATATGATTATGAATAGTGCCGGTACGGGTGGTTTCACAAAACTTTCTCCACAGGCATCTATTCAGGATGGTATGTTTGAATTGATTGCAATTCGTGGAAGACCATTAATAGAGCTGTCTCCTTTGTTTTTAAAAATGCTAACAGGAGATCATATCAATGATACGAAAAATATCTTATATTTAAGGGATTCTTATTTTAAGATAGAATGTCTTGCGGATGATTTTAAAATTATGGAGTCAACTGTTGATGGAGAAATGGGACCAAGAATGCCTTTTGAAGTGAAGGTGATTCCCAAGGCCATCCGTGTTTTTGTAAATCCAAGACGCTAA
- a CDS encoding ParA family protein: MGKVRVIAVTNQKGGVGKTTTAINLSASLATYGKKVLVIDADQQGNTTSGLGLDKNGMELTIYNMFLGEATISDIKQPTCVEGLEIIPANISLTGAEIELIGKEEREFILKEELEKIKESYDFIIIDCPPSLNLITINALTAANTVLVPIQCEYFALEGLEQLLHTINLVKKRLNPYLEIEGIVFTMFDARTNLSLQVVEEVKRSLGSSVYRSIIPRNVRLGEAPSHGLPIHLYDPKSKGAESYALLAEEVIEREWS, translated from the coding sequence ATGGGTAAAGTACGGGTTATTGCAGTGACCAATCAAAAGGGTGGAGTAGGAAAAACTACTACAGCAATCAACTTATCTGCCAGTTTAGCTACATATGGAAAGAAAGTCCTTGTAATAGATGCAGATCAACAGGGAAATACAACCAGTGGCCTTGGTCTTGATAAAAATGGTATGGAATTAACAATATATAATATGTTTTTAGGTGAAGCTACAATTAGCGATATTAAACAACCTACCTGTGTAGAGGGTTTAGAAATCATTCCTGCGAATATTAGCCTTACTGGGGCGGAAATAGAGTTGATCGGAAAAGAAGAAAGAGAATTTATATTAAAAGAAGAGTTGGAAAAAATAAAAGAGTCCTATGATTTTATTATTATTGATTGTCCTCCTTCTTTAAATCTCATTACAATTAATGCTCTTACAGCCGCCAATACTGTGTTGGTTCCTATCCAATGTGAATATTTTGCTTTGGAGGGGTTAGAGCAGTTGCTTCATACCATTAATTTGGTAAAAAAAAGATTAAATCCTTACTTAGAAATAGAAGGAATTGTATTTACCATGTTTGATGCAAGAACAAATTTATCTTTGCAGGTGGTAGAGGAAGTAAAGCGAAGCCTAGGAAGCAGTGTATATCGTAGTATTATTCCAAGAAATGTTCGATTGGGGGAAGCACCAAGCCATGGACTTCCCATCCATTTATATGACCCCAAATCCAAAGGGGCAGAAAGTTATGCACTTTTAGCAGAAGAAGTTATCGAAAGGGAGTGGAGTTAA
- a CDS encoding ParB/RepB/Spo0J family partition protein has product MAAKKMGLGSKGMGLEALINNKLEDLKETGKDMGKTGVWEIEIDMIEPNRKQPRKYFDETALEELAASIKTYGMIQPVVVRKNGDYYEIIAGERRWRAAKIAGLKKIPAIERKWEDAEAFEAALVENLQREDLNPIEEAESYRRLQDEFSLSQEQISTKVGKSRSAITNSLRLLQLDSRVLNFVVENKLSSGHARTLLSITDKERQFELAEHVIEEELSVRATEALVKAELSQKEKSKNDKKELSENANQKAVEDELKTIFSTKVRISQMKNKGKIEITYYSQEDLDRLLTMMKRMEG; this is encoded by the coding sequence ATGGCTGCTAAAAAAATGGGATTAGGTTCTAAAGGAATGGGATTAGAAGCATTGATCAATAATAAGTTGGAAGATTTAAAAGAAACAGGAAAAGATATGGGTAAAACCGGCGTTTGGGAAATTGAGATAGATATGATTGAGCCAAATAGGAAACAGCCAAGAAAATATTTTGATGAGACTGCTCTGGAAGAGCTGGCTGCGTCCATAAAAACTTATGGTATGATTCAGCCTGTGGTAGTTCGTAAAAATGGAGACTACTATGAGATTATTGCAGGGGAAAGACGTTGGAGAGCAGCAAAAATTGCTGGATTGAAAAAAATACCTGCCATTGAAAGGAAATGGGAAGACGCTGAGGCTTTTGAAGCAGCTTTGGTGGAAAACTTACAAAGAGAAGACTTAAATCCCATTGAAGAGGCTGAAAGCTATCGTCGATTGCAGGACGAATTCAGCCTTAGTCAGGAGCAAATTTCAACAAAAGTAGGGAAAAGTCGTTCTGCAATTACTAATTCTCTGCGTTTATTACAGCTAGATTCGAGGGTTTTAAACTTTGTTGTTGAAAATAAGCTGTCAAGCGGTCATGCTAGAACACTCCTTTCCATTACGGATAAAGAGCGTCAGTTTGAATTGGCGGAGCATGTGATTGAAGAAGAATTGAGCGTAAGAGCCACAGAAGCCTTGGTGAAAGCAGAGCTAAGTCAAAAAGAGAAAAGCAAAAATGACAAAAAAGAATTATCAGAAAATGCAAATCAAAAAGCAGTTGAGGATGAATTAAAAACTATTTTCTCCACAAAGGTGCGAATCAGTCAAATGAAAAATAAGGGGAAAATTGAAATTACGTATTATTCTCAAGAAGATTTGGATAGACTTTTAACCATGATGAAAAGAATGGAAGGATAA
- a CDS encoding DUF4446 family protein → MELQQDYIIYILIGLGISVLLLFILCVVLFVKFNGQKKRYDFFMGTNRRPSHNLEMKLEKYYKSSKEIEGKYGKLLDMVTDMDKTMKSNIQKVGLVRYNPFEEMGGNLCFALALLDGEDNGVVLNGIHSRTGSFTYAKPIQMGVSIYMLSEEEIKAVQMAKDQAYHPEHEKVLKVKFKPAFRKKDKEPVMEEQLQLDISKEEMPKEATGEIGDVTMAEKEQIFQEEVMASQIAVVDMLSEDMEEAEAVDFEEDIFQELPPFIEKELLKEEIE, encoded by the coding sequence ATGGAATTGCAGCAAGATTATATCATATATATTCTTATAGGCTTAGGCATATCGGTGCTTCTACTTTTCATTTTGTGTGTTGTCCTATTTGTAAAGTTCAATGGACAAAAGAAAAGATATGATTTTTTTATGGGCACCAACCGTAGACCTAGCCATAATTTAGAGATGAAATTAGAAAAATATTATAAAAGCTCAAAAGAAATTGAAGGAAAGTACGGAAAACTGTTGGATATGGTTACCGATATGGACAAAACCATGAAAAGCAATATCCAAAAGGTTGGTTTGGTACGCTATAATCCTTTTGAAGAAATGGGAGGGAATCTTTGCTTTGCTTTAGCTCTACTAGATGGTGAGGACAATGGTGTAGTATTGAATGGCATTCATAGCCGTACGGGATCCTTCACTTATGCCAAACCCATTCAAATGGGTGTGAGCATATATATGCTTTCAGAAGAAGAGATAAAGGCTGTGCAAATGGCAAAGGATCAGGCATATCACCCAGAGCATGAAAAGGTACTAAAGGTTAAATTTAAGCCTGCTTTCCGTAAGAAGGACAAAGAACCTGTTATGGAGGAACAGCTGCAACTTGATATTTCCAAGGAGGAAATGCCAAAAGAGGCAACAGGAGAAATTGGGGATGTTACCATGGCTGAAAAAGAACAAATTTTCCAAGAAGAGGTCATGGCAAGTCAAATTGCAGTGGTAGATATGTTAAGTGAAGATATGGAAGAAGCGGAAGCAGTCGATTTTGAAGAAGATATTTTTCAAGAATTGCCGCCTTTCATTGAAAAAGAACTATTGAAAGAAGAAATAGAATGA
- a CDS encoding Cof-type HAD-IIB family hydrolase, protein MGYEMIFSDMDGTLLKNDTEVSEKNNVAIQQAIKKGVQFVICTGRGVFGVERFLEQLNLIGKEGYAICQNGGAVYDLRDMSLAIRESFSPKTYAPIAKFARELGLELYYYDDRKFMAEIETDRVKQYCKVMGSGVEVVKEPLKYQGEFTKSLISGKKEKLLLVQKMVQETAGNELDCFFSSKIFMEVVKKGVSKGNIMEQTAKKAGVPLNSVIAIGDSHNDISMIKKAGLGIAVANAEPEVKEIADYITRNRCEQDAVAEIIEKFIL, encoded by the coding sequence ATGGGCTATGAAATGATTTTCTCTGACATGGATGGCACTTTATTAAAAAATGATACGGAAGTATCGGAGAAAAATAATGTGGCAATTCAGCAAGCAATAAAAAAAGGCGTACAGTTTGTAATTTGCACCGGCAGAGGTGTATTTGGTGTGGAACGCTTTCTTGAGCAATTGAATTTAATTGGAAAAGAAGGCTATGCTATTTGTCAGAATGGTGGCGCAGTGTATGACTTAAGGGATATGTCCCTGGCAATACGTGAAAGCTTTTCTCCAAAAACCTATGCCCCCATCGCAAAATTTGCCAGAGAACTTGGTTTGGAGCTGTATTATTATGATGACCGAAAATTTATGGCCGAGATTGAGACAGACCGAGTAAAACAATATTGCAAGGTTATGGGGAGCGGTGTTGAAGTTGTAAAAGAGCCTCTAAAATATCAAGGTGAATTTACAAAATCTCTTATTTCAGGAAAGAAAGAGAAATTGCTTTTGGTGCAAAAAATGGTGCAGGAAACTGCGGGAAATGAGCTAGATTGCTTTTTTTCAAGCAAAATATTCATGGAAGTTGTAAAAAAAGGAGTAAGCAAAGGTAATATTATGGAACAAACCGCAAAAAAAGCAGGGGTGCCTTTAAATTCAGTCATAGCAATAGGGGATAGTCATAATGATATTTCTATGATAAAAAAAGCTGGGTTGGGGATTGCAGTAGCTAACGCAGAGCCGGAGGTAAAAGAAATCGCAGATTATATTACAAGAAATCGATGCGAACAGGATGCTGTGGCAGAAATTATAGAAAAATTCATACTTTAA
- the serS gene encoding serine--tRNA ligase translates to MLDIKFVRENPDVVRENIKKKFQDNKLPLVDEVIALDLENREIKQEVEVLRAERNKLSKEIGGLMAKGLKDEAEAVKAKIAAEATRVDELTEKEKEVEEKIKKIMMTIPNIIDPTVPIGKDDSENVEVQKYGEPVVPDFEIPYHTEIMESFDGLDLEGARRVAGNGFYYLMGDIARLHSAVLSYARDFMIDRGFTYCIPPFMIRSNVVTGVMSFAEMDAMMYKIEGEDLYLIGTSEHSMIGKFIDTMNKEEDLPQTLTSYSPCFRKEKGAHGIEERGVYRIHQFEKQEMIVVCKPEDSPMWYDKLWENTVDLFRTMDIPVRTLECCSGDLADLKVKSVDVEAWSPRQKKYFEIGSCSNLGDAQARRLGIRVTSADGKKYFAHTLNNTVAAPPRMLIAFLENNLQADGSVRIPEVLRPYMGGLEKLEKKK, encoded by the coding sequence ATGTTAGATATTAAATTTGTAAGGGAAAATCCCGATGTGGTAAGAGAAAATATTAAAAAGAAATTTCAGGATAATAAGTTGCCTTTAGTAGACGAGGTAATTGCCTTAGACCTTGAAAACAGAGAAATTAAGCAAGAGGTTGAAGTGCTTCGTGCAGAAAGAAACAAGCTCTCCAAAGAAATCGGCGGGTTAATGGCAAAGGGCTTAAAGGATGAAGCAGAAGCAGTAAAGGCAAAAATTGCGGCAGAAGCAACAAGAGTTGATGAGCTGACAGAAAAGGAAAAAGAGGTAGAGGAAAAAATCAAGAAAATCATGATGACAATTCCAAATATCATTGATCCTACTGTTCCTATTGGCAAAGATGATAGTGAAAATGTGGAAGTGCAAAAATACGGCGAACCTGTTGTGCCTGATTTTGAAATTCCCTATCATACAGAGATTATGGAAAGCTTCGATGGTCTTGACTTGGAAGGCGCAAGAAGAGTTGCGGGTAATGGTTTTTACTATCTGATGGGGGATATCGCTCGTTTGCATTCTGCAGTTTTATCATATGCCAGAGATTTTATGATTGACCGTGGCTTCACATATTGCATTCCTCCTTTCATGATTCGTAGTAACGTTGTTACAGGCGTTATGAGCTTCGCAGAAATGGATGCCATGATGTATAAAATCGAAGGAGAAGACCTTTATCTGATTGGTACCAGCGAACATTCCATGATTGGTAAATTTATTGATACCATGAATAAGGAGGAAGATTTACCTCAAACCTTAACAAGCTATTCTCCTTGCTTCCGTAAGGAAAAAGGAGCTCATGGTATTGAAGAGCGTGGCGTATACCGCATTCATCAATTTGAAAAGCAGGAAATGATTGTTGTATGTAAGCCAGAAGACAGCCCTATGTGGTATGATAAATTATGGGAAAACACCGTTGATTTGTTCCGCACTATGGATATTCCCGTGCGTACTTTGGAATGTTGCTCCGGCGACTTGGCAGATCTAAAGGTAAAATCTGTTGACGTGGAAGCATGGTCCCCAAGACAGAAAAAATATTTTGAAATCGGAAGCTGCTCTAACTTAGGAGATGCTCAGGCAAGAAGATTAGGTATCCGTGTAACTTCTGCGGATGGTAAGAAATATTTTGCTCATACTTTAAATAATACCGTTGCCGCACCTCCCAGAATGCTGATTGCTTTCTTGGAAAATAACTTACAGGCAGATGGTTCCGTGCGCATCCCTGAAGTATTGCGTCCTTATATGGGTGGCTTAGAGAAACTGGAAAAGAAGAAATAA
- a CDS encoding DMT family transporter, with protein sequence MKWVYLMIAGVCEVGWALGLKYTDGFTKLMPSILTIAGMIASFYFLSLTLKELPLGTAYAIWTGIGTVGTVFLGILLFKEPIDIVRLICIGFIVVGIIGLKIVSPH encoded by the coding sequence ATGAAATGGGTTTATTTAATGATTGCAGGTGTTTGTGAAGTGGGGTGGGCTTTAGGCTTAAAGTATACTGATGGATTTACAAAACTTATGCCCAGTATACTTACTATAGCAGGAATGATAGCGAGCTTCTATTTTTTATCATTGACATTAAAAGAACTTCCATTAGGAACTGCATATGCAATTTGGACAGGAATTGGTACGGTTGGTACAGTATTTTTGGGGATACTTTTATTTAAAGAACCTATTGATATTGTTCGGTTGATTTGCATTGGTTTTATCGTAGTAGGAATTATAGGATTGAAGATCGTCTCTCCTCATTAA
- a CDS encoding SIMPL domain-containing protein, with protein sequence MKNMKRLLITASLAAALALGSASAVFAAERNSITTTGTGVVNVQPDVATISFTIQSTGKTAEAAQKDNNLISAKVVSKLEEMGIAKDKIITSYSAVYPTYQYDAETGKSSISGYQANINLDATVKDIDNVGTYIDGALKAGATGFNNVVFSLEDTNRYYTQALQQAVKNASNSANVIATAYGKPLGEILNVEEHESYASYQEAAVYKERAVLDSGYGSNNQTVIQYDKVKVTATITATYGL encoded by the coding sequence ATGAAAAATATGAAACGTTTATTAATTACCGCATCTTTGGCAGCAGCACTTGCTCTTGGCTCTGCCTCAGCCGTTTTTGCGGCAGAAAGAAATTCCATCACCACCACAGGGACAGGAGTGGTGAACGTTCAACCTGATGTTGCCACAATCTCTTTTACCATTCAAAGCACAGGTAAAACCGCTGAAGCAGCACAAAAGGACAACAACCTGATTTCAGCAAAGGTTGTAAGCAAATTAGAAGAAATGGGAATTGCTAAAGATAAAATCATTACAAGCTATTCCGCTGTATATCCTACCTATCAATATGACGCCGAAACAGGAAAAAGCAGCATTAGTGGATATCAGGCAAACATTAACTTGGATGCAACGGTAAAAGACATTGACAATGTGGGAACCTATATTGATGGGGCATTGAAAGCAGGTGCTACAGGCTTTAACAATGTGGTTTTCTCATTGGAAGACACAAACCGGTATTATACCCAAGCTTTACAGCAGGCTGTTAAGAATGCTTCCAACTCTGCCAATGTCATTGCAACAGCATATGGTAAGCCTTTAGGAGAAATTTTAAACGTTGAGGAACATGAATCATATGCTTCTTATCAAGAAGCAGCTGTTTACAAAGAAAGAGCCGTGTTGGATTCCGGTTATGGCAGTAATAATCAAACCGTAATTCAGTATGATAAAGTAAAGGTTACAGCTACTATTACCGCTACCTATGGCCTTTAA
- a CDS encoding carbohydrate kinase family protein, producing MKQTLVIGSAVVDVIVNIPHLPVTGEDIHISKQSRSLGGCAFLTSDILRHFSAPYSLCTAVGGGIYGNFVLDRLTERGVSIYVRRPEEENGCCYCMVEAGGERTFIVDHGIEYTFEESYLENIHQESIDSVYICGLEIEEHTGMNIIQYLKKHPEYQIYFSPSPRILKIDGARMAEVLKLHPIMHLNEKEIMDFTAEPTIEKGARKLFEKTERPVIVTLGEKGSYCYDGEKDYYASPVKTTVVDTIGAGDSHMGAIISARRFGLNFKEAIEAANYISAAVVAKEGGLLEEADFRGAFSKMPMRLQEKFFVYK from the coding sequence ATGAAACAAACGCTGGTAATCGGTTCTGCAGTGGTGGATGTAATTGTAAATATCCCTCATTTGCCTGTAACAGGAGAGGATATTCATATCTCCAAGCAAAGCCGCTCTTTGGGAGGTTGTGCATTTTTAACCTCAGATATTTTGCGTCATTTTTCTGCACCCTATAGCCTTTGTACTGCCGTAGGGGGAGGTATTTATGGCAATTTTGTATTGGACAGGCTTACAGAGCGAGGAGTTTCAATCTATGTAAGGCGCCCTGAGGAAGAAAATGGTTGCTGTTATTGCATGGTGGAAGCGGGAGGTGAGAGAACCTTTATCGTGGACCACGGCATTGAATATACTTTTGAGGAGTCTTATTTGGAGAACATTCATCAAGAATCCATAGACAGCGTATATATTTGTGGCTTGGAAATTGAAGAGCATACAGGAATGAATATCATACAATATTTAAAAAAACATCCAGAATATCAAATATATTTTTCACCAAGCCCCCGCATTCTGAAAATTGATGGGGCACGTATGGCTGAGGTTTTAAAGCTTCATCCAATTATGCATCTCAATGAAAAAGAGATTATGGATTTTACCGCCGAACCTACCATTGAAAAGGGGGCAAGAAAGCTGTTTGAAAAAACAGAACGTCCTGTGATTGTAACTCTGGGGGAAAAAGGTTCTTATTGCTATGATGGAGAAAAGGATTATTATGCCTCTCCTGTAAAAACAACGGTAGTGGATACCATTGGCGCGGGGGATTCCCATATGGGAGCAATCATCTCCGCACGACGCTTTGGACTAAATTTCAAAGAAGCTATAGAAGCGGCGAATTATATTTCTGCAGCTGTAGTGGCCAAAGAAGGTGGACTTCTGGAAGAGGCGGATTTTAGGGGAGCCTTCTCAAAAATGCCTATGAGATTGCAAGAGAAGTTTTTTGTTTACAAATAA
- a CDS encoding PTS transporter subunit IIC, whose protein sequence is MEKNGYTHGFGSFLKRKDIEFSAKRYGIEALGAMAQGLFASLLIGTILTTIGQQLGIEILVEIGGYAKSVTGPAMAIAIGYALKCPPLVLFSLIAVGGAANSLGGPGGPLAVLVVTIFAAEFGKAVSKETKIDILVTPSVTIIIGVLLAMWWGPTLGALANGVGNTIMWATELRPFLMGILVAVIVGIALTLPISSAAICATLGLTGLAGGAAVAGCCAQMIGFAVMSFPENKWGGLFAQGIGTSMLQMGNIVKNPKIWIPPTLASAITGPIATCFFQMKMNGDAVASGMGTCGLVGQIGLYTGWVNDIAAGTKSAITAFDWLGMAMICFILPAILTLIFAYILRRIGWIRENDLKLNL, encoded by the coding sequence ATGGAAAAAAATGGTTATACCCATGGCTTTGGTTCATTCCTTAAGCGTAAAGATATTGAGTTTTCTGCAAAGCGATACGGAATTGAAGCCTTAGGGGCAATGGCACAGGGTTTATTTGCTTCTTTGCTGATTGGCACCATTCTTACCACAATAGGTCAGCAGCTTGGTATTGAGATTTTAGTAGAAATTGGGGGCTATGCAAAAAGCGTTACCGGCCCTGCTATGGCCATTGCCATTGGCTATGCACTGAAATGTCCGCCTCTGGTTCTTTTCTCATTAATTGCAGTAGGCGGTGCGGCCAATAGCTTGGGGGGTCCAGGTGGTCCTTTGGCTGTTCTGGTTGTTACAATTTTTGCAGCAGAATTTGGTAAAGCTGTATCAAAGGAAACAAAAATTGATATTTTAGTAACACCCTCTGTAACAATTATCATAGGTGTATTATTGGCTATGTGGTGGGGGCCGACTTTGGGGGCACTTGCAAATGGCGTAGGAAACACCATTATGTGGGCCACGGAGCTTAGACCTTTCCTTATGGGCATACTGGTTGCTGTTATTGTTGGCATTGCCTTGACACTACCCATCAGCAGTGCGGCAATTTGTGCCACCTTAGGACTGACCGGTCTTGCCGGCGGTGCTGCAGTGGCTGGATGCTGTGCCCAAATGATCGGATTTGCAGTTATGAGCTTTCCTGAGAACAAATGGGGCGGTTTATTTGCCCAAGGGATTGGAACCTCCATGCTGCAAATGGGTAATATCGTGAAAAATCCGAAAATTTGGATACCTCCAACTTTGGCATCAGCCATCACTGGGCCAATTGCTACCTGCTTCTTCCAAATGAAAATGAACGGGGATGCCGTTGCCTCCGGGATGGGTACCTGTGGCCTTGTGGGGCAAATCGGCCTTTATACAGGCTGGGTAAATGACATTGCTGCCGGGACTAAAAGTGCAATTACTGCTTTTGACTGGCTGGGCATGGCCATGATTTGCTTCATTCTTCCCGCAATATTAACCTTAATTTTCGCTTATATTTTAAGAAGAATTGGTTGGATTCGAGAAAATGATCTAAAATTAAATTTATAA
- the spoIIID gene encoding sporulation transcriptional regulator SpoIIID: protein MKTYIEERAVEVAKFMIHTNATVRETAKKFGISKSTVHKDITDRVERIDPELARSVRRVLEVNKAERHIRGGMATKEKYLHRLKG from the coding sequence TTGAAAACATATATCGAAGAGAGGGCGGTAGAGGTGGCAAAATTTATGATCCATACTAACGCCACTGTCAGAGAAACGGCGAAAAAATTTGGGATCAGTAAATCAACGGTACATAAAGACATTACTGACCGTGTAGAACGTATTGATCCGGAATTGGCTAGATCTGTTCGTCGTGTGCTTGAGGTCAATAAAGCAGAACGCCACATTAGAGGCGGTATGGCCACCAAAGAAAAGTATCTTCATAGGTTAAAAGGTTAA